From a single Thermovirga sp. genomic region:
- a CDS encoding ABC transporter ATP-binding protein, whose protein sequence is MKTCLEAEIREKLGDFQLDVSFDLGREIGVLFGPSGSGKSLTLLNLAGLRSPAEGRIALAGRVIMDTRTRVWTPPQKRRMALLFQNLALFPHMTALENVLFGCPGGTTTERLAKARTWLARVRLEAFERRYPGQLSGGQQQRVAIARAMATDPEMLLLDEPFSSLDGPLRRNLRRELRGLQAETDIPILYVTHQVEDICALGDKVLFIEKGKLSGSLLVDEILEGPGRISFWRMMGWGNILEGEVKVGGKGRHCFSWGQGELALKGSPRLGGAIAFVSPEKVRFIDPRLPVDAELADNVFTGKVDETLMEGGTLRMHLLTDRGPWQIEKRNRDVPHNLLRPGGMVDFAVPPGSIELIYFKGEKEEISLGQGSAESHS, encoded by the coding sequence ATGAAAACCTGTCTTGAAGCCGAGATCAGGGAGAAATTGGGTGACTTCCAACTCGATGTTTCCTTCGACCTTGGAAGGGAGATAGGGGTCCTTTTCGGACCGAGCGGGTCGGGGAAAAGCCTTACCCTTCTGAATCTCGCCGGGTTGAGGTCTCCCGCGGAGGGGCGGATCGCCCTGGCAGGGCGGGTCATCATGGATACACGAACCAGGGTCTGGACCCCACCGCAAAAGAGAAGGATGGCCCTCCTGTTCCAGAACCTGGCCCTCTTCCCCCACATGACGGCCCTGGAGAACGTCCTCTTTGGATGCCCCGGCGGCACGACGACGGAAAGGCTGGCCAAGGCCAGAACATGGCTCGCGAGGGTGAGGCTGGAGGCCTTTGAAAGGCGTTATCCAGGCCAACTATCGGGCGGGCAACAGCAGAGGGTAGCCATCGCCAGGGCAATGGCCACGGATCCCGAGATGCTCCTCCTGGATGAACCTTTCAGTTCCCTGGACGGGCCACTGAGGAGAAATCTTAGGCGTGAGCTACGGGGCCTGCAGGCCGAAACGGATATCCCGATCCTTTACGTGACCCACCAGGTGGAGGATATCTGTGCGCTGGGGGATAAGGTCCTTTTTATAGAGAAGGGAAAATTATCCGGATCTCTCCTGGTCGATGAAATTCTCGAGGGTCCGGGCCGCATCTCTTTCTGGAGAATGATGGGATGGGGCAATATCCTGGAGGGGGAAGTCAAGGTCGGCGGTAAGGGTCGCCACTGCTTCAGCTGGGGTCAGGGAGAGTTGGCTCTGAAGGGGTCTCCCCGACTCGGGGGGGCCATCGCCTTTGTCAGCCCGGAAAAGGTGCGCTTCATCGATCCCAGGCTGCCGGTAGATGCCGAACTGGCCGATAACGTTTTCACGGGGAAGGTCGATGAGACTCTCATGGAGGGAGGCACTTTGCGCATGCACTTATTGACCGACCGTGGTCCATGGCAGATAGAAAAGAGGAACAGGGACGTTCCCCACAACTTGTTGCGGCCTGGCGGCATGGTGGATTTCGCGGTTCCGCCGGGATCGATAGAGTTGATCTATTTCAAAGGCGAAAAGGAGGAGATCAGCCTTGGACAGGGATCTGCTGAATCTCATTCATGA